A single window of Sneathiella limimaris DNA harbors:
- the ileS gene encoding isoleucine--tRNA ligase yields MSTDYKPTLFLPKTDFPMKAGLPNKEPGLLERWNEMRLFDKLREQSKDREQFVLHDGPPYANGHLHMGHAFNKILKDVINRSQQMMGKNAHYVPGWDCHGLPIEWKIEEKYRKEGKNKDEVPINEFRQECRDFAEHWINIQREEFKRLGVLGDWENPYLTMSFDAEAQIVKELLKFAMNGGLYRGSKPVMWSPVEKTALAEAEIEYHDHTSTTIYVRFPVKFGGAPFEGGSVVIWTTTPWTMPGNRAIAYGNDISYVGIEVKSVTETSLGKVGEKLFVAADLLEELKSVCGIEEVEVVWQGSGSELKGVTCSHPFAGQGYEFDVPLLDGDHVTVDAGTGFVHTAPGHGQEDYEVGLKYNLEVPQTVDEDGTFYMHVPMFAGEHVYKCNDHVADELEAAGALLKRGKIKHSYPHSWRSKAPLIFRNTSQWFISMETNSLREKALKAIDDTKWYPKSGHRRLYSMVENRPDWVLSRQRAWGVPITVFVNKETGEILRDPDVNARIAQITEEEGSDAWFDSEPSRFLGNKYDPADYEMVKDILDVWFDSGSTHAFTLENRPEMKWPADLYLEGTDQHRGWFHSSLLESCGTRGRAPYDGVLTHGFVLDGKGRKMSKSLGNIVAPEKIIKQSGADILRLWTIASDYTDDMRIGDEIIRTQVDSYRRLRNTLRFILGNLSEWDESERLDVSEMPELERWVLHRLAELDQQIRDNTSRYEFSRLFQAIHNFCTLELSAFYFDIRKDVLYCDAVTSTRRRAARTVLDHLFHCLTSWLAPILVFTAEETWLARFPGDDSSVHLNLFPTIPAEWTDAKLHDKWSKIRAFRRVVTGALEIERREKRIGASLQAAPTVYVSSDYAALLKDLPLDDLCITSGLVLSEETAPADAFTLEEVEGVAVVPALADGEKCGRCWKILDDVGSHEAHPELCSRCAEVVDTLDVDLEAS; encoded by the coding sequence ATGAGCACTGACTATAAACCAACACTATTCCTGCCGAAGACCGATTTTCCGATGAAGGCAGGATTGCCGAATAAGGAACCTGGGTTGTTGGAGCGCTGGAATGAGATGCGCTTGTTCGACAAACTGCGCGAGCAATCCAAAGATCGGGAACAGTTTGTTCTTCATGATGGCCCTCCATATGCAAACGGACATTTGCATATGGGTCATGCTTTTAACAAAATCCTTAAAGACGTGATCAATCGTAGCCAGCAGATGATGGGTAAGAATGCCCATTACGTGCCGGGCTGGGACTGCCATGGTTTGCCAATCGAGTGGAAAATCGAGGAAAAATACCGCAAGGAAGGCAAGAACAAGGACGAAGTCCCTATTAACGAATTCCGGCAGGAATGCCGCGACTTTGCAGAGCACTGGATTAATATCCAGCGCGAAGAGTTTAAGCGTCTTGGGGTTCTGGGTGATTGGGAAAATCCCTATCTGACCATGAGTTTTGATGCTGAAGCGCAGATTGTTAAAGAGCTATTGAAATTTGCCATGAACGGCGGTCTTTACCGGGGATCAAAACCGGTTATGTGGTCGCCGGTTGAGAAAACAGCGCTGGCAGAAGCCGAAATTGAATATCACGATCATACATCCACAACCATCTATGTGCGTTTTCCGGTGAAGTTTGGTGGCGCTCCATTTGAGGGTGGCAGCGTCGTAATCTGGACGACAACACCTTGGACAATGCCAGGTAACCGGGCTATCGCCTACGGAAATGATATCTCATATGTTGGTATCGAGGTGAAATCTGTTACAGAAACATCTCTTGGGAAAGTGGGTGAGAAGCTGTTTGTAGCTGCTGATCTTTTGGAAGAGCTGAAATCTGTTTGTGGAATTGAAGAGGTCGAAGTTGTCTGGCAGGGGTCAGGGAGCGAGCTTAAAGGTGTAACCTGTAGCCATCCGTTTGCTGGGCAAGGATATGAGTTTGATGTTCCCCTCTTAGATGGTGACCACGTAACAGTGGATGCGGGTACAGGTTTTGTACATACCGCGCCGGGACATGGTCAGGAAGACTATGAGGTTGGCCTCAAATATAATCTGGAAGTTCCGCAAACTGTTGATGAGGATGGTACATTCTATATGCATGTTCCCATGTTTGCAGGTGAGCATGTCTATAAGTGCAACGATCATGTTGCTGATGAGCTTGAAGCCGCAGGAGCGCTTCTCAAGCGAGGCAAGATCAAGCATTCCTACCCTCATTCCTGGCGCTCTAAAGCTCCATTGATTTTCCGGAATACAAGCCAGTGGTTCATCTCCATGGAGACCAACTCTCTTCGGGAAAAAGCGTTGAAGGCCATTGACGATACGAAATGGTATCCGAAATCTGGACACCGCCGCTTGTATAGTATGGTTGAAAACCGCCCTGACTGGGTTCTCTCTCGTCAGCGGGCTTGGGGCGTTCCAATCACTGTTTTTGTAAACAAGGAAACCGGTGAGATCTTGCGGGACCCAGACGTAAATGCCCGCATTGCCCAGATCACTGAGGAAGAAGGTTCAGACGCGTGGTTTGATTCCGAACCGTCCCGTTTCCTTGGAAACAAATATGATCCTGCTGATTATGAAATGGTGAAGGATATCCTGGATGTCTGGTTTGACTCAGGAAGTACCCATGCCTTTACTCTTGAGAACCGTCCAGAAATGAAATGGCCGGCTGATCTTTATCTAGAAGGTACTGATCAGCATCGGGGCTGGTTCCACTCCTCCTTGCTAGAATCTTGCGGAACCCGTGGCCGTGCGCCCTATGATGGCGTTCTAACGCATGGTTTTGTGTTGGATGGCAAGGGCCGTAAGATGTCCAAGTCACTTGGAAACATCGTAGCGCCTGAAAAAATCATCAAGCAAAGCGGGGCAGATATCCTGCGACTTTGGACGATTGCTTCTGATTATACTGATGATATGCGCATCGGGGATGAGATTATCCGCACACAGGTTGATAGCTACCGTCGGCTTCGGAACACATTGCGGTTCATTCTGGGTAATCTGTCAGAATGGGATGAAAGCGAACGCTTGGATGTTTCTGAAATGCCTGAGCTGGAACGTTGGGTGTTGCATCGCCTGGCGGAGTTAGATCAGCAAATTCGGGATAACACTTCAAGATATGAATTCAGCCGTCTTTTCCAGGCGATTCATAACTTCTGTACGTTGGAACTCTCCGCATTCTATTTCGATATTCGAAAAGATGTTCTTTATTGTGATGCTGTAACCAGCACGCGTCGCCGGGCCGCTCGTACAGTTTTGGACCATTTGTTCCATTGCTTGACTTCGTGGCTTGCACCGATCCTTGTGTTTACAGCCGAAGAAACTTGGTTGGCTCGTTTTCCGGGCGATGACAGTTCTGTACACTTGAACCTCTTCCCGACCATTCCTGCCGAATGGACCGATGCTAAACTTCATGACAAATGGTCCAAGATCCGCGCGTTCCGGCGTGTTGTAACCGGAGCTTTGGAAATTGAGCGCCGAGAAAAACGGATAGGGGCCAGCTTGCAGGCCGCGCCAACTGTTTATGTTAGTTCAGACTATGCGGCTTTGTTGAAAGACCTGCCGCTTGATGATCTTTGCATTACTTCTGGGCTTGTCTTGAGCGAGGAAACTGCCCCTGCGGATGCCTTCACGCTAGAAGAAGTGGAAGGTGTAGCCGTGGTTCCCGCGCTCGCTGATGGCGAAAAATGTGGTCGTTGTTGGAAGATTTTGGATGATGTTGGCAGCCATGAAGCCCATCCAGAACTGTGTTCTCGATGTGCTGAGGTTGTGGATACTCTTGATGTGGATCTCGAAGCCTCGTGA
- the lspA gene encoding signal peptidase II: MNSASLKGIVLAGLIIAIDQAFKIYMVDFMANHPFGIEVTSFFRLVMVWNSGVSFGMFSGGETTRWILIGVSSCVTVGLLVWLTRVSQTFLAIGLGSVIGGAVGNIIDRIHFGKVADFFDFDLIFMRWPAFNIADMAIVFGVCVLLVDSLFFDDKSSKKEI; encoded by the coding sequence GTGAATAGCGCATCCCTCAAAGGCATCGTTCTTGCGGGCCTGATCATTGCAATAGATCAGGCCTTCAAGATCTATATGGTCGATTTCATGGCCAATCACCCTTTTGGAATTGAAGTGACTTCTTTTTTTCGACTGGTGATGGTCTGGAACAGTGGTGTGAGTTTTGGGATGTTCTCAGGGGGAGAGACAACCCGTTGGATTCTAATTGGTGTTTCAAGCTGTGTAACCGTTGGATTGCTTGTGTGGCTTACTAGAGTTTCCCAAACATTTCTGGCCATCGGACTTGGCTCTGTAATTGGCGGTGCGGTGGGAAATATTATCGATCGGATTCATTTCGGAAAAGTGGCTGATTTTTTTGATTTCGATCTTATCTTTATGAGGTGGCCTGCGTTTAATATTGCAGATATGGCTATTGTTTTCGGGGTCTGTGTCCTATTGGTGGACAGCTTGTTTTTTGACGATAAATCGTCTAAAAAAGAAATCTGA
- a CDS encoding DUF3035 domain-containing protein, with protein MTSSGKIIVASALVAGSMVLSGCEGTRQALGLEGKKAPDEFAVVTKAPLIIPPDFSLRPPSPGQQSPREEAARTSAREALFGQQAPSGVITQEQAAKAGTSAGELALLRQADAVDVDPSIRRIVDEETSVLAEEDKTLIERIMFWQDQPEYGTVVDAEKERKRIQENAALGNSPSDGGDTPTIERKKKALLEGLFN; from the coding sequence ATGACATCTTCGGGTAAAATTATAGTCGCCTCAGCGCTGGTGGCAGGATCGATGGTTCTGTCTGGCTGCGAAGGCACGCGTCAAGCCCTCGGCCTTGAAGGAAAGAAAGCGCCTGACGAGTTTGCTGTTGTCACGAAAGCGCCTCTGATTATTCCTCCTGATTTTTCATTGCGTCCCCCTAGCCCTGGGCAGCAAAGCCCTCGTGAAGAGGCTGCTAGAACTTCTGCGCGCGAGGCTTTATTTGGTCAGCAGGCACCAAGTGGGGTGATTACACAGGAACAGGCTGCCAAGGCAGGAACTTCAGCTGGTGAGTTGGCTCTTCTTCGGCAGGCTGATGCCGTTGATGTTGATCCTTCTATCCGGCGGATTGTCGATGAAGAGACAAGTGTTCTTGCTGAAGAGGATAAAACACTGATCGAGCGGATCATGTTCTGGCAGGATCAGCCGGAATACGGAACTGTAGTTGACGCCGAAAAAGAGCGTAAGCGTATTCAGGAAAATGCGGCCCTGGGCAACTCACCAAGTGATGGTGGAGATACTCCGACGATTGAACGCAAAAAGAAAGCGTTGCTCGAAGGTCTTTTCAATTAA
- a CDS encoding M16 family metallopeptidase, with amino-acid sequence MLRTGVATRLLFGLIFGLYISTAAQANIDIPKLFDPKTTTLENGMQVVVIEDDRAPVVTHMVWYKIGAADEPRGKAGIAHFLEHLMFKGTDKYGPGEFSRIVAELGGQDNAFTSQDYTAYYQRANVMHLPLLMEMEADRMQGLKLNDEVVGAELQVILEERSQRTDNNPGAQFGEQLDAAQYLAHPYGTPVIGWRHEMEGLTTQDAIDWYKTYYSPNNAILIVAGHVKAEEVFELAKRYYGPKVPQSLPKRERIQEPPQLAKRTLEMRDKRVREPSWRQSFMAPVARTGDLKEVRALEVLDEILSGGTTSRLYSELVRKQKVAAGAGCYYDSGSYDPSIFVFWAAPVNGSSLQDVEKAVWNVINDVLEKGVTESELSEAKDRMLAAAIYARDDLNGAANLFGRALTSGVKMQDIVNWPEQISKVTQEDILRAARKVFDERTSVVGKLMPEEK; translated from the coding sequence ATGCTACGAACCGGTGTTGCCACACGACTACTGTTCGGACTTATTTTCGGTCTGTATATCTCCACCGCCGCTCAGGCAAATATTGATATTCCAAAATTATTCGATCCAAAGACAACTACCCTTGAAAATGGTATGCAAGTCGTTGTGATCGAGGATGATCGGGCGCCTGTCGTGACACATATGGTTTGGTATAAAATCGGCGCGGCTGACGAGCCAAGAGGGAAAGCGGGTATTGCTCACTTCTTGGAGCATCTGATGTTCAAGGGTACCGATAAGTATGGTCCCGGTGAATTTTCCCGTATCGTTGCTGAGCTTGGTGGTCAGGATAACGCTTTTACCTCTCAAGACTATACTGCCTATTACCAACGGGCGAATGTAATGCATCTTCCGCTCCTGATGGAGATGGAGGCGGATAGAATGCAGGGCCTCAAGCTAAATGATGAAGTGGTTGGTGCGGAGCTCCAGGTCATACTTGAGGAGAGATCTCAAAGAACAGACAATAATCCTGGGGCCCAGTTTGGGGAACAGTTGGATGCTGCCCAGTATCTGGCACACCCTTATGGAACGCCTGTTATTGGATGGCGCCACGAAATGGAGGGGCTAACAACACAGGATGCCATAGACTGGTACAAGACCTATTATTCGCCGAATAACGCAATATTGATTGTTGCTGGTCACGTGAAAGCCGAAGAAGTTTTTGAGCTTGCCAAGCGCTACTACGGGCCGAAAGTGCCTCAGTCACTTCCAAAACGGGAACGTATTCAGGAACCGCCTCAATTGGCGAAGAGAACTCTTGAGATGCGGGATAAGAGAGTTCGTGAACCTTCTTGGCGGCAGTCATTTATGGCGCCAGTAGCTCGGACTGGAGATTTGAAAGAAGTTCGTGCTCTTGAGGTTTTGGATGAAATCTTAAGTGGTGGAACCACCAGTCGCCTTTATTCAGAACTCGTGAGGAAACAGAAAGTCGCTGCAGGCGCTGGTTGCTATTACGATTCAGGATCATATGACCCATCGATATTTGTGTTTTGGGCAGCTCCCGTAAATGGTTCCTCTTTGCAGGATGTTGAAAAAGCAGTTTGGAATGTTATCAATGACGTTCTTGAAAAAGGCGTAACAGAGAGCGAACTGTCTGAAGCGAAAGATCGAATGCTTGCAGCGGCGATTTATGCTCGTGATGATCTCAATGGTGCAGCCAATCTTTTTGGTCGGGCATTGACCAGCGGGGTCAAAATGCAAGATATCGTGAATTGGCCCGAACAGATTTCGAAGGTTACTCAGGAAGATATTCTTAGAGCGGCTCGTAAGGTCTTTGATGAGAGGACTTCGGTTGTCGGAAAATTGATGCCGGAGGAGAAATAG
- a CDS encoding M16 family metallopeptidase, with amino-acid sequence MSIYFAFLKTHLVQHLRLTVLSLITIVMSTSYVVAADIQEIVSPGGIKAWFVEESSIPIVNMEVLWKGGGSIVPRDKAGLADLMSATMDEGADELDSDEFQKKLAELSISLSFDARLDSYSGSLKTLSSNADVAFDLFSKAVTKPRFDPEPVERIKNQLLASLSRKQSNPRDLVGDAWFELAFPDHPYAIPVEGTIETVSALTSTDLQSFYKTQIAKDNMIISVIGDITPEKLGKLLDKTFGSLPETTNRPNVPVVNEIPGPAHKIIDLEIPQSVIIFGGNGLKREDPDYYAAYLLNYILGGGSFESRLFEEVREKRGLVYTIYSYLYPLKSAGLMLGSFGTDGSTTLEAINLVKSEIRKIREHGVTKAELESAKKYLNGSFPLSLSSNARIAGIMTSMQYSNLPITYLDQRAELINAVTIEDVQRVAQMLLDPEKLIITIAGKSTYHKEWDEGLKIP; translated from the coding sequence ATGTCGATATATTTTGCATTTCTCAAAACTCATCTCGTGCAGCACTTGCGTCTAACAGTTTTGTCTTTGATTACAATTGTCATGAGCACTTCTTACGTCGTAGCTGCTGATATACAAGAGATAGTGAGCCCTGGTGGTATCAAAGCTTGGTTTGTTGAGGAAAGCTCTATTCCGATTGTAAATATGGAAGTTCTCTGGAAGGGTGGCGGGAGCATAGTCCCGAGAGACAAAGCCGGTCTTGCGGATTTAATGTCTGCGACGATGGATGAGGGGGCCGATGAACTTGATAGTGATGAATTTCAAAAAAAGCTGGCAGAGTTATCGATTTCTTTGAGTTTTGACGCGCGCCTGGACAGTTACAGCGGTTCTTTGAAAACGCTTTCCTCGAATGCAGATGTAGCTTTTGACCTATTTTCCAAAGCTGTGACAAAGCCACGTTTCGATCCAGAGCCAGTCGAGCGGATCAAGAACCAATTACTTGCAAGTTTAAGCCGAAAGCAATCGAACCCAAGGGATCTGGTTGGAGATGCGTGGTTTGAACTGGCCTTTCCAGATCATCCCTATGCTATTCCTGTTGAAGGAACGATTGAGACTGTTTCTGCACTAACTTCAACAGACCTGCAGTCTTTTTACAAAACTCAGATCGCCAAAGATAATATGATTATATCGGTGATCGGAGATATCACGCCTGAAAAGCTTGGAAAGTTGTTGGATAAGACATTTGGTTCTTTGCCTGAAACAACTAATCGGCCAAACGTACCAGTGGTCAACGAAATTCCAGGACCGGCTCATAAAATTATTGATCTTGAGATCCCACAAAGCGTTATCATTTTTGGCGGCAATGGTTTGAAACGCGAGGATCCAGATTACTATGCAGCCTATCTGCTCAACTACATATTGGGAGGAGGGAGCTTTGAATCTCGGCTCTTTGAAGAGGTGCGCGAAAAACGGGGGCTCGTCTATACGATTTATAGCTATCTCTATCCCCTAAAATCTGCTGGTTTAATGCTGGGGTCATTTGGAACGGATGGCAGTACAACTTTAGAAGCGATCAATTTGGTAAAATCCGAAATTCGAAAAATTCGGGAACATGGTGTCACAAAGGCTGAACTTGAATCGGCTAAAAAATACCTGAATGGATCTTTTCCGCTAAGTTTATCTTCAAACGCTCGGATAGCCGGGATAATGACCAGCATGCAATATAGTAATCTGCCAATTACTTATTTAGATCAACGGGCTGAATTGATAAATGCTGTGACAATAGAAGACGTTCAGAGAGTAGCTCAAATGTTATTAGATCCAGAAAAGTTGATAATAACGATTGCGGGTAAATCGACCTATCATAAAGAGTGGGATGAGGGTCTAAAAATTCCTTAG
- a CDS encoding glucose-6-phosphate isomerase gives MTYRQTFENCFSVDSGDQDWVRTAFMKALTRTETIVAQMESLKDQGRLPILSLPEQTDDLEMLSRHPFVTDKEYERFVVVGIGGSSLGGQVLVSLRERDEAPYLNFWDTLDYHVMLPYLKKGKKLRSTRFLLISKSGTTPEIMAQTLMVIEALNNMGGADAVKNQCLAICEPGDNPLGYIADKWGIERLDHDPNVGGRYSGLSLVGALPALIAGIDMCKVREGAKEVLDDTLNNPESAARVGASMSHALNELCGVSMNVIMPYAKQLEPFTHWYRQLWAESIGKEGRGTTPLNALGPIDQHSQLQLWLDGPNDKFFSLIINRATDSSPLMDVGIADNIPALDYLKDHKISDVVQAEANATAKTLADRGKYLRCIYIDKLDEKTIGSLLMHFMLETIIACHLLGVNPFDQPAVEEGKKLTKMYLKGD, from the coding sequence ATGACTTACAGACAAACTTTTGAGAACTGCTTCTCTGTGGACAGTGGGGATCAGGATTGGGTTCGCACTGCTTTTATGAAGGCTCTCACCCGAACTGAGACGATCGTTGCGCAAATGGAGTCTCTGAAGGATCAGGGGCGACTGCCCATTCTATCACTCCCGGAGCAAACAGATGACCTGGAGATGCTTTCCCGGCATCCGTTTGTGACTGATAAGGAGTATGAGCGGTTCGTGGTTGTTGGTATCGGTGGCTCTTCCTTGGGTGGTCAGGTTCTGGTGAGTTTGAGGGAACGTGACGAGGCACCATATCTCAATTTTTGGGACACACTCGATTATCATGTGATGCTGCCGTATCTCAAGAAGGGGAAAAAACTCCGCTCGACCCGCTTTTTGCTGATTTCTAAATCTGGAACCACCCCTGAAATTATGGCTCAAACCCTTATGGTGATTGAGGCCTTGAATAATATGGGCGGTGCTGATGCTGTCAAAAATCAGTGCCTCGCGATTTGCGAGCCCGGCGACAATCCACTTGGCTACATTGCTGACAAATGGGGTATTGAGCGGTTGGATCATGACCCAAATGTCGGAGGGCGCTACTCTGGGCTCTCCCTGGTTGGGGCATTGCCAGCGCTTATTGCCGGTATTGATATGTGCAAAGTCCGCGAAGGTGCTAAAGAGGTATTGGACGATACCCTGAATAACCCAGAATCTGCTGCGCGGGTCGGGGCCTCTATGTCACATGCGCTCAATGAGCTTTGTGGTGTCTCCATGAATGTGATCATGCCTTATGCAAAACAGCTTGAGCCTTTCACGCACTGGTACCGCCAGCTTTGGGCGGAGAGTATTGGTAAAGAAGGACGCGGCACTACACCTTTGAACGCTCTTGGGCCCATTGATCAACATAGCCAGTTGCAACTTTGGTTGGATGGACCAAATGACAAGTTTTTTAGCCTGATTATTAACCGGGCAACAGATAGTAGCCCCCTGATGGATGTCGGGATTGCTGATAACATCCCTGCGCTTGATTACCTTAAAGATCACAAGATTAGCGATGTTGTGCAGGCAGAGGCCAATGCAACAGCAAAAACGCTGGCCGATCGGGGAAAATATCTCCGATGCATTTATATCGACAAGCTGGACGAAAAAACCATCGGTTCACTCTTGATGCATTTCATGTTGGAGACGATAATTGCCTGTCATCTTCTGGGGGTTAATCCGTTTGATCAGCCCGCCGTTGAAGAAGGCAAGAAACTGACCAAGATGTATCTTAAAGGTGATTAA
- the mutL gene encoding DNA mismatch repair endonuclease MutL has product MTLRKLPDNIVNQIAAGEVVERPASAVKELVENAIDAGADRIDVVMRNGGRSLISITDNGKGMTPEELDLCFERHATSKLPDEDLVNIQHLGFRGEAIPSIASVSRMTITTRTENADTAWKLSVEGGRKGDLEPAALSQGTRVEVRDIFYATPARLKFLKSERAEFGAALDVMRRLAMAYPAIAFSLADEKRTALKVSAAQGDLFEAWLDRLGSIMGREFADNALKIEAERNGVILTGYAGVPTFNRGNAAMQFMFVNGRPVKDKTFTGAVRAAYMDLLARNRHPLMALFLELPADQVDVNVHPAKAEVRFRDSGGVRGLIIGALRNALAENGHRASSTVSQQALGSFKPEHSQLSLHSRPSRPAGMGNWSDVRTEPVYHSGVAEEASRFHHPLNSDQSASPSVGSFAYPDDYATGQPIEPSARDLQADQAQPSSDDAMSYPLGAARGQLHETYIVSQTQNGMVLVDQHAAHERLVMERMKKAYAEKSVSRQLLLLPDVIEIDEAAAERVCERAEELAEMGLVIEPFGHGAIVVRETPAMLGTCDVKGLIQDLADDLAEFDTALALKDRIDDVFATMACHGSVRSGRRLTIEEMNALLREMEVTPHSGQCNHGRPTYVELQLPEIEKLFGRR; this is encoded by the coding sequence ATGACCCTCCGGAAGCTACCGGACAATATCGTCAACCAAATCGCGGCAGGTGAAGTTGTTGAACGACCTGCTTCAGCCGTAAAAGAACTTGTTGAAAATGCCATTGATGCTGGTGCAGATCGGATCGACGTGGTTATGCGAAATGGCGGTCGATCACTTATCTCGATTACGGACAATGGTAAGGGGATGACCCCAGAGGAGCTGGATCTCTGTTTTGAGCGGCATGCCACTTCAAAACTACCAGATGAGGATCTGGTTAATATCCAGCACCTGGGCTTTCGCGGAGAAGCTATCCCCTCGATCGCTTCGGTCAGTCGGATGACTATCACGACCCGGACTGAAAATGCTGACACAGCTTGGAAATTATCAGTCGAAGGTGGCAGAAAGGGAGATCTGGAGCCTGCAGCTTTGTCTCAAGGGACGCGTGTTGAAGTTCGCGATATTTTCTATGCTACGCCTGCCCGCTTGAAGTTTCTAAAATCAGAGCGGGCAGAGTTTGGCGCCGCCCTTGATGTCATGCGACGACTTGCAATGGCCTATCCGGCAATTGCCTTTTCGCTTGCGGATGAAAAGCGCACAGCTCTTAAAGTCTCCGCAGCGCAGGGTGATCTGTTCGAAGCATGGCTTGACCGGCTTGGATCCATTATGGGACGGGAGTTTGCGGATAATGCCTTGAAGATTGAGGCGGAACGTAACGGCGTTATTCTGACCGGTTATGCAGGTGTTCCGACGTTCAATCGTGGGAATGCGGCTATGCAGTTCATGTTCGTGAATGGCCGGCCAGTAAAAGATAAAACCTTCACTGGCGCAGTTCGCGCTGCATATATGGATTTGCTTGCCCGAAATCGGCACCCGTTGATGGCCTTGTTTCTTGAGCTGCCAGCCGATCAGGTGGATGTCAACGTGCATCCCGCGAAAGCAGAAGTTCGTTTTCGGGATTCCGGTGGTGTGAGGGGTCTGATTATTGGGGCGCTTAGAAATGCATTAGCTGAAAATGGTCACAGGGCATCTTCTACGGTCAGCCAACAAGCTCTTGGCTCCTTTAAACCAGAACATTCACAGCTTTCTCTCCATTCTCGTCCATCACGGCCCGCTGGTATGGGGAACTGGTCTGACGTTAGAACTGAACCAGTGTATCACTCGGGAGTTGCCGAAGAAGCTTCCAGGTTCCATCATCCTCTGAATTCGGATCAATCTGCGTCTCCTTCAGTAGGCTCTTTTGCCTATCCAGATGACTATGCCACAGGACAGCCGATCGAACCATCCGCCAGAGATTTACAAGCAGATCAAGCTCAGCCAAGTTCTGATGATGCCATGTCTTACCCTCTTGGCGCTGCTCGGGGACAGCTCCATGAAACCTATATCGTTTCTCAAACCCAAAACGGGATGGTCTTGGTAGATCAACATGCAGCGCATGAGCGGCTGGTGATGGAGCGGATGAAAAAGGCTTATGCGGAAAAATCCGTTAGTCGGCAATTGTTGCTTCTACCAGACGTTATTGAAATCGATGAAGCGGCTGCCGAACGGGTCTGTGAACGGGCTGAAGAGCTGGCAGAAATGGGTCTCGTGATCGAACCTTTCGGTCATGGTGCTATTGTCGTGCGCGAAACACCCGCAATGCTTGGAACCTGCGATGTGAAAGGCCTTATTCAGGATCTTGCCGATGATCTCGCTGAATTTGATACGGCGCTTGCCTTGAAAGATCGGATTGACGATGTTTTCGCAACAATGGCCTGTCATGGCTCAGTGCGTTCTGGCCGAAGGCTCACCATTGAGGAAATGAATGCTTTGTTGCGGGAGATGGAGGTTACCCCTCATTCTGGGCAGTGTAATCACGGTCGTCCAACCTATGTGGAATTACAGCTTCCAGAGATTGAAAAACTCTTTGGTCGACGCTGA